The following coding sequences lie in one Lolium perenne isolate Kyuss_39 chromosome 2, Kyuss_2.0, whole genome shotgun sequence genomic window:
- the LOC127335791 gene encoding uncharacterized protein, whose protein sequence is MASPPPSPPTHAAGRRVPPPCWTPEETQALARAYTARRLAVGRAHLTSADWAAVAAAATPSKTARQCRHKVEKLRRRLRSKKRRPCPVLDGIDLLDDPSSSPSRSHSPSPPPPASPLPSPSPPKKRKHRDTAYDEAEGDVAQALRAIGDGFVRAELRRMEADREAQRMRMDMALRQLDAQRRLLEGLVGRIVDALD, encoded by the coding sequence atgGCCTCCCCTCCCCCGTCCCCCCCGACCCACGCGGCCGGCCGCCGCGTGCCGCCGCCGTGCTGGACCCCGGAGGAGACCCAGGCCCTCGCGCGCGCCTACACGGCGCGCCGCCTCGCCGTCGGCCGCGCGCACCTCACCTCCGCCGACtgggccgccgtcgccgccgccgccacgccctccAAGACCGCCCGCCAGTGCCGCCACAAGGTCGAGAAGCTCCGCCGCCGGCTCCGATCCAAGAAGCGCCGCCCCTGCCCCGTCCTCGACGGCATAGATCTGCTCGACGacccctcctcctccccctcccgcTCCCACTCCCCCTCCCCACCGCCGCCCGCCTCCCCGCTCCCCTCCCCCTCCCCGCCCAAGAAGCGCAAACACCGGGACACCGCATACGACGAGGCTGAGGGCGACGTGGCGCAGGCGCTCAGGGCCATCGGGGACGGCTTCGTGCGCGCCGAGCTGCGCAGGATGGAGGCGGACAGGGAGGCGCAGCGGATGCGCATGGACATGGCGCTCCGCCAGCTCGACGCGCAGCGCCGCCTCCTCGAGGGCCTCGTTGGCCGCATCGTCGACGCCCTGGACTGA